GGGCCACCCGGCTCTGCGGGAGGCCTGGGGTGCTCATCAGACAAGGGGATGGGACCTCGGAGGCCGTTCCCCTGTAAGTGCTAGGGAATATGAAGTGCCAGGAAGCATGGGGGCTTGGTGACAGGCTGCATGCCCTGCTGGTGTCAGGACGACCTGGCCGGACACTGAGCAGGTCAGGCCACTCCTGCCTGGGGCTGACGATGGGCCATGTGGGTGGGGCCGTGCCCAGGCGTGCCCATCCATGCGTTCAGCCTAAGGGCCAGGACAGCTGTGCTTGCGAGTGCTTTGATTGTTGCGTTGCCAGTTTCTGGTCGACTGGAGTCTTGAGCCAGAGCCCACACTTCAGAAGTTACAGCAACCTGGTTACCTCGCTCATGCCCAGAAAGGGGGGGCCTCACCCTTTTCTCAGGGTCACCCCTTTCCAGTCCCCTCCAACCCCCACTTTCTCGCCTCTAAAGTGGTTTCTTAGCAGATCAAGTGCTTCCTCCTTCGGTGCTCCTGGGTGTGTGTCTCCGCTCTTCTGGGACAATTTACATCTCCGGTGTTTATTTAGCCGCAGGGGGCCCTCTGGGGGATCACGCTTACAGAGGTCGGCCTGGGACAATTTATGGCCGTCTCCCCCCATGCTGTCCTGAGGCCGGTTTGGGATTCCCGGGGCTGCTCCCGGGATGGTAAGTGGGTCCCAGGGTGCTGGGCTGTGCCTGGGGTGGCAAGAAGGACAACACTGGGGTCACAGCCCTTCCGGGGTCTCTGAAAAAGGGCTGCTCCAGGTGCTCAGACACACTGTGACCTGAAGTCACGAAGTGTGAAGAGGGCAGGCGGGCCCACAGGATGCACCAAGGCCAGTGATCAGAGGGAGCCCACGGCTGCGAGCAACTGCCCCCGGCCGGCTGGACCCCTCCTGGGTGGGATTCCACATTCCCTCTGTGCTGCGTGGACCTATTCACAGCACAGGGCCCTCTGTGACTGCACACACCTGACACTTGTGTTTGAGAGGAGATTCCATAAAGGCCAGGAATAGCTTGGAGGGGAGACTGCACACGTCAGTATATTCCAGTGGTCCTTGCACTCAGCAGGCCTGTCTCCAGACCCTGGGGCCGGCAGACAGCTGCTCAGGGTAACCGCCGTTTCTAGATCAAAGCCTCACCCGGTGCCTGGGGCAGCGCCCCCACTCTCCCGTGGACACGTGGCATTTCCCTCTCCAAACGCCCCTCGCCCACCCTGCCAGCTCCCAGCGTCTCTCCTGGTTGCCGGTGCCGCCTCCCAGCTGGCCCCACGCGGCCCTCTGTCTTTCTGGGAGCCGGGCGCAGACGTCTGCCGGTGTGGAGAACCCTAGGGAAGGCCACAGCAGGCAGTAGCTCAGGGGCTCAGCGAGGGGGGCAAAGTGCCCCAAACAAGGAACCTGTGAGGCCAGAGGCACAACGAGGCCCAAGGCTCGAGTGCCTGCGGGAGAGCCACACTCCGACAGAGGCCAGGCCCGGCCTTCGGGGTCCCAGGTGCTCCTCCCGGCTGCTGTGGACGAGGCTGCTCTTGGACGGGTCGGCGGGGCTTCTGGACGGGATGGCACTTACTCCCACCGCCCGCAGCCGCTGCAGCTGCAGCTCTCAATCTTCAGAGGCCTTTCCTCAGTGGGGCTCCCATtcccacaccctccctccccactccacacGCCCACTCTCTGTGGCTCCCCTCCCTTCTGGGGGCAGAGGGTGTTGGGAGCAGGGACAAGAggcctctccttccccactgagCCATTCCGAAGCCCACCCTGTCCCCATAAGAAGAGGCATGGAGGCCGCAGAAAGCACAGGCCATTGGGAATTTTTCATCCTCTTTTAAAATAAGGACACTTTAAAGGACGGACTGCTGGCAACCCTGTGTCACACGTTGCTTCCTGGATGCTCAACCACGTTTACACTCCCTGTTCTGAACTGAGAGTCAGCTTAGGAATCCCGAGACGGGGCCTGGCTCAGGCTCCACAGGACGAGCTGCTTGGGGGAGAGGTCACCAAATCCAGCCCAACAAGGAGCTACTGAGCACCTAGAAAAGCTTTCGGTAAAGTCTactgcatgaataaatgaatggatgtttCCTATGACCACCCCTCAAACCTGTCTGCTGGTCACCAAGCTGCAgaagaagccagagaaagaagCCCATCGGTGAAGGCGTCAGGTTTGACATGACAGGCCCTCCCAGGCTGGAGGCGGCCCATTCTCGCCCGGAGCCCCAGAGTCAGCACAGAACGTGGGTTTCCGTCATGCTTTGGGGGGGCCAACCCCCAGGACAGCCTCAGAACTCTCTATGCCTGGCTTGTTCCAAACCATAAAGACCAGGAGAAAGCAATCTGTGTGTGGACAAAACTGAGAAGAAGCACTACCTACCCACTACCTGACAGTCGTCTAGAACGTACCTGAGCCCAGTGCTGGACACAACCATCTCTGTCATCTCAGCCCCACTGTCCCGACACCCTGTTCCtagatcagagagagagagagatgcaggaGGCACGGACCGTGGGACCGTGAGTCTCTCTCCTAAGTGCAGTGATGAAGCAGGTCGAATCCAGGCTATGCTGCCCCTATGGCCGGTGCCCCAGAAGAGGctgagggagaggcaggaagagtcAGTCAAACGAAACCACGGGAGAAGTGGTCCCCAGGGGCCTCGAGCTCAGAGGGATCTCGTGTCCTGGGCACGGAGTGGGGAGGTTTTAGTCACTCACAAGAGGATTACGGTCATCTTGTTGACTCTGACCCTTGAGCTTCTTCTTAAAGATGGAAATCGAAGTAGAAGGCTTATAAAAAATGCTCCAGATTTCCCCCGACGTCCCTGGTTGACGACAGTCCCTAAGGTCCCCTAAGGCAGGAACACGATGGGATCTGTCaaacaaaaataacttaatttttcaaGTAGAATAGAACAAAGCGTCCAAAACAACCTACCATCTCATGAGATACCTgcacctataaaatgggacatTCGGTGAGGCGAGGCCTCAGGAAACCTCATAGCAGCCTTTAGAGACCCAAGGGACCGCCTCGTGGATGACCTGCGCCCTGTGGGATAGCAGTGCAGTGGGGCAGGTTCCAGCTCAGTGTAATGAAGAACCTTCTAGCTGGCAGGATTATTCAAATCTGGAAAGGGCTGGCCTGAGAGATTATGAGTTTTCaaaatacttctttctttttaagcagAAGAACTCTTTTCAAATGACACTTATTCAGAAGCCCACCTAGCTAAACAGGATGAAGGCAAGCCTGCTCTTCTTGGACTAGAACCTGCCTTTCTACCCACGCCTGCCCTGCCCCCGTGGCAGCCCCCGGCACTGCTTGACAGGGAAGCTGCAGAGGGGCTCGGTGTCAGATGCACGTCAGACACGGGCTTTGGGGCCTCAGCGTGCGGTGAAGTGCTGGGCCCTACAGAGAGTGTCCTGCGTTCTCCCTGCTGTGGGGGACATGCAGACGGGACTGTGCCTGAGAGGCTTCCCCAGAACGTGTGAActgggacttaaaaaaaaaaaaagagaaacacagatatAGAAGCTCAGGAAACAATAACAAGGACAttgtttccactgaaaaatgtAAAGTGCAGGGTGGAAAGGCCTATGGGTGGTGCCGAAGTGGCCAAGGGCAGCCTTTACAGGGCAATGGAGGAGCCGGCATTTAATGTACAAAGAAGTCTGTGGTAGAGAGCAAGCCAGAAGGTCAGGGAAAAGGTAGCTTTTACAGGACACCAATGCTCAGGAAGGCCTTGAAATGGAGAGAGCccttatgtcaattatatctcagtaaaactgagaaaaaagttttactgaggaaaaaaaagaaatggagagagcCTGGACTGGGAACCACAGGAAAGACAGAGCAGAGGGCTAGGAAAATTAGCACCCCCCTCTGTAGGCACACAAACATCAGTGCATGAACAATCGCCCCTTTCCTGGAAGGCAGAACAGTTAAACCTGAACAGCGGAAGTAAggggaggaaatttttttttccaaattggtCAGAACTGAAGGATGAAGCTTTTAAAAGCTtcttaaataattgttttaaaataattattaagcaaTAGTTAATAAAATGTTGGAATTCTCTTCCTAAGAATGTCTCACAGTTTCTAGAAGGCATCAGGAAATATGCCTGGTATTGTCCTAGGAATCTTTGCTCTTACGTAAAGATCTCTTCAAGGGGCCAGCACgagccaaaaaatggaaattgtCCTGTTTTATGCCCAGACTATTTCAATCCTCCTTGAAATCGTATCCTTTAGACCCAGGAGCACACACAATCCCTCAAACCTAGTGAGATTTGTCCAGTTGTACATTTCACTCTACAGGGAATGAGGAATGTCTATGGCCTCACGCTGCCCAGCACTGAGGACTCTGGAATCATGTTCCGATATTACAAGTGTTCTCAGACAACTGAAGCGTAGTAGAAAAGGAGCCCTGAGCCTTCCCCTCCTGGAGTCGGGCGGCTCTCATACTCACTTGAAAGTGATGTGCAGAAGTATCTTTGCTATGATGGCTGTGACTGTGAGGATAAGGAGCGTTGCCAGGCCATACACTGTCCATCCTGCAAGCGCAAAAGACAGGGGTGATCGGACTGTGTGTGTGAGCTCACTTTTCAGAAGGAGGTCTGAGTGAGCCCTGGCGGCTCAGAGAAGCAGGCCTGGCTGAGGAGCTCCCTGCAGGTGGGGGTAGCCATGCAACGCAGCTCGAGCTGGGCTGGCCCGGAGTCCCAGGCCTTCTGAGCACCTCGCCTTGCTCTAGACTACCTCCTGGAGAGAAGCAGGCAGCGTGGTCCAAAGCACACTCAACTTGGAGTTGAAAGGGGTGGTGCACATTCTGTCCCTACCACTGGAATCACTGTGCGACCGCAGACAAATTACataaactctctgggcctcacttcctCATCTGAGGAATGGGATGTGTGACTTGTGAAATCCTACAGATACACAAACAATAGGATACACAGGAAGGGGCTCTCCTCCCTGACTTCCTGCTGTTGAGTCCTGCAGGGGAAAACCTCTAGTCCAGGGAATCGCGAATGGTATCTGCAGCTCTACCAGCTTGTAAAGGCTCCAACTTCCTTGGCAGAAAAGAGAGAGTGACAGTCCGTACCCGACCAAGTTAGCCAGCTTGAACCATAAGATCACCACCCTCTCTCCACCCGTCTCCTGCAGGACCTGCCTTCACAGCTCTGGTGACTATCTGacttcttcttttgctttttgtctttctccttccacTTGTCAGccacaggagggcagggattttgtgtGGTTCGCTGTACAATCCAGTGCCTAAGACAGAGCCTGACAGCATTAAAGCACTTACACATCTTCCGAATGACTGAATAAACACAGCTCTGGCAACTGCCGATGCACTCAGAGAGCTACAACTTGGGGCCGTAGGAAACACTGGGTTAGCTGATTAATCACCATGTACTAAAGGCAGCCGTGTTGGATCTTGGAGGTAAGGACTAAGGAATCAAGCTAAAGAGAAAATGTCCCTCCAAGGCCAGGACAAACAGAGTCATGAAGCCAGGACCCCCAGCCCGCCTCGGAAAGAGAAACACCTGAGAGAGCTCTGTTTCTGTAACCACCAAGGGCACTACCCCCAAGCTCTGTGGCTCCCACCCCTTTGATGGTGTCTGGGAACTGCTACCTGGCACGGTCTGGGGTGGGTGGCTGGGGCTGGTGGTGATGACGTAGAGGACTTTGGAGGACCGGGCAGCGCTGACACTGAGGTTGGCCTGCTCCGTGATCACCTCAGCCAGCGTCTGGTTGGCAGTGGGCCTCTCCTGTGGCGGGTCTTCCTTGACGGCTGGAAGATCAAAAGGAATTAGCTGGGGGAAAGCTGGTGGAGACAACGAAGAGGATGAGGCACTGGTCATGAAGAGAAGGCAGTTTTCTATGGTTCAGTGCTGGGGGCAATTCTTGGCCCCGCTGGCCCCAAAGCAGAACCTGCCAGGCTCTGGCTCCGAAGGAGCCATTTGACGTGTCTCTGCATGGACACCTGAACATGCTTTAgggttttccttcccttgtgccTCTGCAGTTATGGTCCCTCTGCCCCGAAGGCCCTCTTCCTTCCTATCTGTCCTCCCCAATCCTACCTGTTCTTTCAGCCTGTCCCACCCATGAGgaggcctcctcctccttcctgtaGCTGCACACTGACTGAACTCTTCTTGAGGCCCTTGACGTCCAGGACAGAGACTAGGTCGTGGACACCTGCTGTGTTCCCATGTGCGGGCAAGGAGGTGTGCCTAGCACACGTGTGTTCACGTTACAGGGGCAGGAGTGCAGCTCCATGTTAGGAGGGTCTGAAGATGGTAAACCAGGCTTTGGGGATTGGCTGGGATGTTCAGAGGCAGGAGGATGGACCAAATGACCTCTCTAGAACCTTCCAATTCTACCTATCTCAGCTCTTTCTTTTAGTTAGTCTTTTAACTCTCCCATGAAAACTGTCATGAGAACGACTAAAACAGCAGAACTCACAACAGAACTCACACAGAACAGTGGCACCTCGTTTCTGTATCATGAAGTGGGTACAAGTTATAAAATAGGAGGCAGGAAAACCTGCAAGTTGAGTGGGCTGATCCTGACGCACAGTCCTTCCGGCAAGAAGCACCCGAGGTCCACACGTCACAATGAGGTTCAAGGGGAGCCCGAGGAGGCCGGGGTCTTACCTTGGTACAAGACAGCAAATCCCTGGGCCTGATTGAtgcgatcagagaagaaatacaagATGACAAAGTCCAGAGAGATGTTAAAGGACGAAGGTGGGCGGTTCCTCCCGTTGAAACGGACCAGGACACGGTGGGTGTAGCCGTCCAGCAGCTCTACCATGTCTGCGGAATCCCGGATGTCAAACAAGGCGAAGTTGAAGTAGATGTGGGAGGCTCCCGGGACCCGGATGGTCCAGTAGCAGACCCTCCCTGTGGCATACGCGTCAGGAAAGTCGGGGGAATAGACCACGGAAGTCATGGCCGAGTAATTCCCACCACAGGCACCGACCAGAGCTGCAGGAGACAAAAGGACACCAGCCCTCAGGCTGGGGCTCGGCCACAGGGCTCGTTTTTCAACCTGTTACAAACAAAACTTCCTAGCTGATGGGATCCAGTTTGGGATGTTGTTTTTTGTCTGCAAAACCGGACTGTCTTATGTTTCAGGATTGAATCACAGAATGAATCGCTTAAACCCTGAACAAATGACtggaggctttttatttttttcccaggagACCTTAAAGTTAGCACACAGCACAGCAGTGCGGCCCCGGTGGGGGCCAGGCTGGAGTCAGAGAGTCTGGGTTCGGAACCAGCTGGGCCATTGATCCCAGGGGCCATACTTCACATCCAGGCCTCTAGCTTCTCGCAGCTTTGAGGGTGGAGAGACCACCACCTACCTGCTCTCATATCACATAAATGTGTGAGGACAGATGAgacaaagcacatgaaaacacaGGACCTCTCTGCAGGGGGCACTCAATGAGGTAAGGTAGTAAAAAGCCGAGGGCATCCCAAGTACCTTAGGGGTGCAAGGTTCATTTGAGGGGCCACACTTGTTTTTCAAGTGGGAAACTGTGGCACAAGAAATGACTTTCTCAGAGGGTAAGCTCACTGATCACTCTGCAGCAACACATTTGATGTCTCTGGACTCCCGGTTCTGAGTGGCAGATACACTTCACTGTATCTTACGTGCTGAAGTGCAAATAAGATCCTGGAAATGAAAGTCCTCAAGAGGGAGAGTAGGGCCGGGATTTAAAAAGCAGGCTTTGGGGGAGTTCTGCTTCCCTTTAGGATGTAGAAAGCTGCTTTCATCCTAACAATGAGAAAAAGCTCAGAACTTTTCTTCAACCCATTAGAAAGCTGAGATCTCAAGACAACCAAGGCAATTTAATTCTGAAAAGTAAGAAGCTCCTCTGAGGAGAGTCAGGCCACACAAAGTGTTTCATCGTCAACGGAGCACAAGAGGAAGAGGGCTTCGCCATGAAAGTAAATAAGAAGAAAGCAGctataattttaacaaatttctaAAGGCTGAATGTGGGCTAGCCTCTCAGTCCAGGATGTCCGGGGACCCCAGAAACAACAGGAGTCTGCACTCGCTTGCAAGCAATTCTGTGCAGGCCTCCACCCAGGGCCCACGAGAATGACCAGGGTAGGGCAGGAGATCAAAAGGTACCCATTGGTGGCACCAGTGAGCAGGAGGTGATGGGTAGGAGGTGATGAGCCACTGCTGGGGGACAGGCCTGAAACCCTGCCCTCTTCCAGGACCCTCctctcaaaggaaacaaaagccttAAGCTGCAAGGGGAGGGGCAGCAAACCCTCCTGCTCCCAGGGCCAGGGTAGAAgcccctggggagggagcaggagactCTCTCGTTCCTGTCAAAGTAACCAGGCAAAGACTCATTGCTTCTGGGGGAAGAGCAGAGGCAAAAGCCATCAGCCCCTGGTTGCCTTGAGCCCCAGGATCCTGCACCAATGCAAAGCAGAGGTCTGCTACCCAGTGGAGGGGCAGGAGACCCTCTTCTTCCTGGGAGCCCCCACAGATACAAGGCAGTGCTCGGCTGCCAGGAGAAGGGTATTTGGGGATGCTGGAAAGACCCCATCCCTGAGGCCCAGTGACACGACGTGTCTGAGATGGAGGATGGGGCAGGAGAACCAAGAACCCCCAACCACACGACGAGCACAGCACCAAGTAACAAGCAGCAGAAGTCTACCATCGAGGGAGGGGAAAGGTCACGGGCATGGAGGAACTGCTCAAAGCTGAGGGTGGAATGGGAACAATGAAAAAACCCCACTGGCATCCCAGGCTCCACACTGAGCACGAGGTAACAGCAGCCATCATGGGAGGAAACTGAAGGCTGACATGCACTGCAGGTGATGATAGGAACAGGGAAACCCAAACCCAGCTCGACCACTGACAGAAAGGCTCAATCAATCCCCACACCGAGCAGGCCTGCCCATTTCCAGGTGTAAATACACTTCCTCAGCCTCTACTATCCTTCTACATATAGTGTACGGTATCCAATACAATATTACAACacacaaaacataaaagcaagcaagcaagaaagaaaggaaaataaaagacactgtcgggacttccctggtggtgcaatagttaagaatccgcctgccaatgcagtggacacgggttcaatccctggtcggggaagatcccacgtgccgcgaagcaactaagcccgtgcgccacagctactgagcctgcgctctagagcttgcaagccacaactactgagcctgcatgccacaaccactgaagcccgtgcgcctagagcccgtgctccacaacaagagaagccagcgcaatgagaagcccgcgcgccgcaacgaagacccaacgcagccaaaaataaataaataaatagatttatattaaaaaaaaagacactgtcaagCGATAAAACATCTGGTAATCATatcacaatatatatacatattgagtgattatgttgtacacctaaaactaatacagtgttatacgtcaattatatctcaattttttaaaaaggagataaaacaATCCACAGAACCAGACTCAATAATGACCCAGACATTAGAACTACCAGACAGAAAATATCTAGGGGAAAAGATGGACAACATGCTTGAACAGGTTGGAAATTTCAGCAGAGATATGGAAACTACAAAAAAGAGTCAGATGTAAATGctataaataaacaatattagaGATGAAGGATTCCTTTGATGGGCTTAGAAACAGATtacacacactgaggaaagaatcaaCACGTTTGAAAATAGGTGagtagaaattatccaaaatgaaacacagagaaaaaaataaatgaaaaaagcagaacAGAGCATCCAACAGCTGGGGCACAATATCAAACGGTCTAGCAATAtataattggagtcccagaaagagaagaaaaagagaataagataggagaaatagttgaagagataatggctaagAATGCTCCAAAGTTGATGAAAGGTTATTTAAGAATCTCAGCAATCTTcaggcaaataaaacaaaaatttaaaaaacaaagggaattcccaggcggtccagtagttaggactcggcgctttcactgtcgagggcccaggtttgatccctggtgggggaactaagatcccacatgccgtgtggcatggccaaaaaaaaaaaaaaagaaggtgaagTAAGGCTTTctcaaacaaaagctgagagaagcCATTGACAGCAGACCTGCATTAGAgaagatgctaaaggaacttctttaggccgAAAGAATATGATACCAGATggcaaataagaacatgaaaagatgttcaacatcattagaaattatggaaatgcaaagtaaaaccatGAGTTACCACGACACACATGATAGAATGGTTAAcattaaaaaacagacaatacaAAAGTGCAGGTGAGGATGAGGAGCAACTGCAAATCTTATATCTTGTCAGCCAGAGTGcaaaatggtataaccacttCAAAGAACAGCTGGCAGTGTCTTATAAATGCTGAATATGCACTTAGTGTATGGCCCAGAAATGCTGTAACTCCTAGGTACTCACCcaagagaaatacaaacacatgctCACACAAACAcctgtacatgtgtgtgtacagCAGCCGTACAGCATCTTTATCACAGACTGATATTTATCGATTGGTAAATGATGAATGAGTTGTGATACATCTGTACAAAGGCATGcttcttagcaataaaaaggaactactGAAACAACACAAGTGAAtctcaaaagtatttttctaagtgaaagaagccagacgcaaaTGTTTAagtactgtataattccatttatatgactttGTTCAGAACACAAAACCATACAGATGGAACACGGGATCAGTGGCTGctgagggctgggggtggtgaCCACAAAGGGGCACAAGAGAGCTTTCTGGGGTGACAAAAATGTCCTATATTTCGACTGTGTACATATTTGTCGAATCTTATTGGACTATGCAACTAAAAGGGTgattttactgtatgtaatttcacctcaataaacctaagttaaaaaaataaagattcctgGGTTCTAATCTTGACTTTACCATGTACTAACTATGAATTTGAGCAAGATACTTATCTTCtgtatacctcagtttcctcatctatagaatgaaATTAGTAATAGTTTCTCCCTCATGAGGTTATAAGAATCAAAATGAGTTGATGCATGTAAAGTGTTTACTATGAGATCTGGCACAGAGTACAAGCTCAGTTACGtgttagttattttattattattattattatttgaaaagaaaaaagtgtccaGGTTAAACTGATATTTCAACAGCAAAGGCAGACAAACTCAGAAATTTCAATTCCTAGATGCGTGCCGTGCTGACAGTACATCCAATTCAGCAATTTTGAGAATAAGCACGTGACATCTATGATGGATTATTAAAGTTCAGTGATaattcaggaaaaaaggaaacttaCATTTCGGATAATAAGGAAACTTAAAACTTACGAATATATTCAAGATCTTATTTTTTGAAGGGGACATTGACCTGACACACAATCTAGGATGTGTCTTTCAGTCCGTGCATGTCATTGTTTAATtggaagcatttttttcccttcagtggcATATAAAATAATGTTGCATCTCACAACTGATGGCATCTTGGAATCTATGAAATACAATTACTAATATAGTCCCAGCTGTCAGATCCTACCTGTCCTTAGGCCCTCAATCTTTTTCACCATTaatctcctcccttcccaccaaaatgtaagttccatgagggcaggatcTCTATCTGTgggactctgggcaagttactaaacttttatgagcctcagttttcttgtggGGCAAGTAAGGATATCAGTACCTGCTTCACAGTATTATGAGAATTAAGGAAGAGAATGCCTGGGAAATGGATAGCACAGTGCCCTGTAAATATAAGTGCTCCACTAATGTTACCAAGTATGACCCAACCTATATGACTCACTTCTCCCTTCAGTGCCTAGAAGATGAGGGAGGCCAAGAGGGTTGCTTGGGCAGTCCCTGTGACCTGTTGCTGACGCCGGCCTATCTGCTCTTCTGTTTGGTTCTGTTAATTCAATACGTTTAACTCTgggggcagcagaggctctgaagCCTTCATCAGCGCCACATTTACACACAGAACACAACCTACTTCAGCAACCTCCCTAAGCTCATGAGAGCTTGCTGGAAAATCAGCCACAGAGCCTGTGACAAATCACTGGATGTGGCAACAACCACTGAGCAGACAGCTTCCGCCCGCTGCCTGAGTAGTCTCTCTCCCGAGGTTGTTGTTCTGGGACACAGAGACTGCAACCTGGTCCCTTTCTCACATCTAACTCTCCTCCAATCTCTTTGGAGAGGCACCTTTGCCCTCCCAAATTACGGGATAGTCTGCAGTCACCATCTCTGAAATGCTCAGCCTCATCCAGTGGATCATAAGGATCTCCATGAGGCAGTACTTAAACTCTTTAAACTATTTTACTCCTAACAGATGAAACTTTACAGATTATTTCTACAGTGCTGCATTTTGTACCTTTCTTTACAAAGCTGTGGGGTGTGAATTATGAGTTGGCTGCTGTCAGGGGCCCCTGCCAGTCAACACACATCAGGGCCTCTGAAGACTGGAATGGGCAGCCTCTCAGTGCCATTGTTTTTAGTC
Above is a genomic segment from Balaenoptera musculus isolate JJ_BM4_2016_0621 chromosome 14, mBalMus1.pri.v3, whole genome shotgun sequence containing:
- the LOC118906806 gene encoding kremen protein 1 isoform X2 — its product is MAPPAARLALLSAAALTLAARPAPSPGLGPGPECFTANGADYRGTQNWTALQGGKPCLFWNETFQHPYNTLKYPNGEGGLGEHNYCRNPDGDVSPWCYVAEHEDGVYWKYCEIPACQMPGNLGCYKDHGNPPPLTGASKTSNRLTIQTCISFCRSQRFKFAGMESGYACFCGNSPDYWKYGEAASTECNSVCFGDHTQPCGGDGRIIVFDTLVGACGGNYSAMTSVVYSPDFPDAYATGRVCYWTIRVPGASHIYFNFALFDIRDSADMVELLDGYTHRVLVRFNGRNRPPSSFNISLDFVILYFFSDRINQAQGFAVLYQAVKEDPPQERPTANQTLAEVITEQANLSVSAARSSKVLYVITTSPSHPPQTVPGWTVYGLATLLILTVTAIIAKILLHITFKSHRVPALGDLRDCRQPGTSGEIWSIFYKPSTSISIFKKKLKGQSQQDDRNPLVSD